In a genomic window of Nothobranchius furzeri strain GRZ-AD chromosome 14, NfurGRZ-RIMD1, whole genome shotgun sequence:
- the idh1 gene encoding isocitrate dehydrogenase [NADP] cytoplasmic: MSQKIKAGAVVEMQGDEMTRVIWELIKEKLIFPYLTLDLHSYDLGMENRDATDDKVTVEAAEAVRRYNVGIKCATITPDEKRVEEFKLKKMWRSPNGTIRNILGGTVFREAIICKNIPRLVPGWQKPIIIGRHAHGDQYLATDFVVPGPGTVEMVYTPTNGEPVKYVVHKFEGTGGVALGMYNTDKSIRDFAHSSFQMALSKCWPLYLSTKNTILKKYDGRFKDIFQEIYEKEYQTQFEAKGIWYEHRLIDDMVAQAMKSEGGFIWACKNYDGDVQSDSVAQGYGSLGMMTSVLVCPDGRTVESEAAHGTVTRHYRQHQQGKETSTNPIASIFAWTRGLLHRAKLDSNAELRFFAESLEAVCIETIEAGFMTKDLAICIKGLSNVTSADYLNTFAFLDKLAENLKVKLASPPKL; encoded by the exons ATGTCTCAGAAGATCAAGGCCGGTGCTGTGGTGGAGATGCAGGGGGATGAGATGACTCGGGTTATCTGGGAGCTCATCAAAGAGAAGCTCATCTTCCCGTACCTCACACTGGACCTGCACAG CTATGACCTTGGAATGGAGAACCGAGATGCTACAGATGACAAAGTAACGGTTGAAGCAGCCGAAGCAGTTCGCCGTTACAATGTGGGCATCAAGTGTGCCACCATCACACCAGATGAGAAGCGTGTGGAAGAGTTCAAGCTGAAGAAGATGTGGCGCTCACCTAACGGTACCATCCGTAACATCCTGGGAGGCACCGTGTTCAGGGAGGCCATCATCTGTAAAAACATCCCCCGACTGGTGCCTGGTTGGCAGAAGCCCATCATCATCGGCAGACATGCACACGGAGACCAG TACCTAGCCACGGACTTTGTGGTGCCGGGCCCTGGAACGGTGGAGATGGTCTACACACCCACAAATGGAGAACCGGTCAAATATGTCGTCCACAAGTTTGAGG GAACTGGGGGTGTGGCCTTAGGGATGTACAACACAGACAAGTCCATCAGGGACTTTGCCCACAGCTCCTTCCAGATGGCTCTGTCTAAATGCTGGCCTCTGTACCTCAGCACCAAGAACACAATCCTAAAGAAATATGACGGTCGCTTCAAAGACATTTTCCAGGAGATCTATGAAAA AGAATATCAAACTCAGTTTGAGGCTAAAGGAATCTGGTACGAGCACCGGCTGATAGATGACATGGTGGCTCAGGCCATGAAGTCTGAGGGAGGCTTCATCTGGGCCTGCAAGAACTACGATGGGGACGTACAGTCAGACTCTGTAGCACAAG GTTATGGTTCTTTGGGCATGATGACCAGCGTGTTGGTCTGTCCTGATGGGCGTACCGTGGAGTCGGAGGCTGCACATGGGACCGTGACCCGTCACTACCGACAACACCAGCAGGGAAAAGAGACGTCCACTAACCCCATAG CCTCCATCTTTGCATGGACACGGGGCTTGCTCCACCGGGCCAAGCTGGACAGCAACGCAGAGCTGCGCTTCTTTGCCGAGTCTCTGGAAGCCGTCTGCATAGAAACCATTGAAGCTGGTTTCATGACCAAGGATTTGGCGATTTGCATCAAAGGCTTGTCAAA TGTGACAAGCGCCGACTACTTGAACACGTTTGCATTCCTGGACAAGTTGGCAGAGAACCTGAAGGTGAAGCTAGCCAGCCCGCCCAAGCTGTAG